A window from Malania oleifera isolate guangnan ecotype guangnan chromosome 7, ASM2987363v1, whole genome shotgun sequence encodes these proteins:
- the LOC131159206 gene encoding microtubule-destabilizing protein 60, whose protein sequence is MEFPNTKSAQKFGKTSSQSTVLWSSNSKAAPREETRGRTTEKLKASKLPAKENTKPQEIKLHTEQRAVKRAIFNYSVATKLYLIEQRKKQHEKLMKMIEEEEIRMLRKEMIPRAQLMPFFDRPFFPQRSNRPLTVPREPSFRVLSNKSWNCTSCSDLYNLPATSHQPMKPIK, encoded by the exons ATGGAGTTCCCTAACACCAAGTCTGCACAAAAG TTCGGGAAGACTAGTTCGCAGTCGACAGTTCTGTGGAGCTCTAATTCTAAAGCCGCG CCAAGAGAAGAAACAAGAGGGCGAACGACAGAAAAATTAAAG GCTTCTAAGCTCCCAGCAAAAGAAAACACAAAGCCACAAGAAATCAAACTCCACACCGAACAAAGAGCCGTCAAACGTGCAATTTTCAACTACTCG GTTGCAACCAAGTTGTATCTCATAGAGCAACGGAAGAAGCAACATGAGAAATTGATGAAG ATGATAGAAGAAGAAGAGATTCGGATGCTAAGAAAGGAAATGATTCCTAGAGCCCAATTGATGCCATTTTTTGACAGACCCTTCTTTCCCCAGAg ATCAAATAGGCCCTTGACAGTTCCAAGAGAGCCGAGTTTCAGAGTGTTGAGCAACAAATCTTGGAACTGCACCTCCTGCAGTGATCTCTACAACTTACCTGCAACTTCTCATCAGCCCATGAAGCCTATTAAATAA